A stretch of DNA from Manihot esculenta cultivar AM560-2 chromosome 7, M.esculenta_v8, whole genome shotgun sequence:
AGTTGATCCTGGGTTTCGCATCACTTAGCGGAGTGTAATTCTTACACTTACTTTGTTCGTCCTTCTTTCTGTGAGATGGAGTAGCTCCTTTGATCTCCTTCATGGGCTCGTCTCTTGGGCTTTTGAATTTGCTTTTGATTTGGCCTCTTGTCTTCTTTTAATGCCTAAACCTCATCATCCAACCTAATATACTTTTGGGCGTTGTCTATCAACTGTTGGTATGCCGCGACtggatttttaattaagaaatccatgaacttgacatTGCAAGTTACTTTCTTTAACgcctcacatgctatctcatgattcaaCTCTTCCACCTGTATGGTTTCAGCATTGAAATGagaaataaaactccttaaagactcacctTCTCTCTAGCGAATCTTCCACAAGTCACAGGAAAATTTTTGGAAGGTATACAAGTGATAAATCTAGATTTGAATATCGTAGCAAACTGTGTAAAGTTTTAAATCAAACATGGGCTTAAGTGTTTATGCCATTTTTTAGCCAAACCTGTAAGTGTTGATGGAAATACTcgacataacataatatcatttgTATCTTGAAGCTGCATGGTCATCCTAAAAATGGCCAGATGACTTCTGGGGTCTGTCGTTTCATCGTATTTGTCTAAATTGGACAACTTGAACTTGGCGAGAAAGGTTTCCGCTAGTAATTCTTTCGAATGAGGTGAGACACCATCTAAATTGAAATCCTCTTTATGTTCCTTTTGGTATCTTCATACGGCCCGTACTAACTTTCAATCCACTCCTTTTGGAGTTTCATTCAATTCATCTTCAGATTTAGACTTTCATTTATGCCGCAATTTGGTCGCTTTCGTCTGAGCCCTTAGGGGTATCTACGGAGGCTTCATCCCTTCTTTTAGGATCCATTTTAGATGCCTCTTCTCGAGTCTTATACTGTCCGAGAGTAGCATACAACCTTTAGATATACTGGAGTATCTGTtcgttatttaaattattaagatcTGCTTTGTTGATCACTAGGCAACATGTTTTCTCAATTATCTAGGGTAAAGGAAACGATGTCTCCCTCATTGGTAGCAATGTTGACAGCAGTTGTAGGAATTTCGGCCATTTTGAGTGAGGAAAGATGATAGAAAATCGGTCGTGATCCAAAAGAGGGTTTAATAGATTTCCTGACAACGGAACTAAATGATGTTTATGAGATTAAGCTGATAACGTGGCTACAATGGTACTATGATATGGTTGGTAGAAACCTACAAGAAAGGAGACATGAGGCGGTGGTAGGTGTTCATGGCAATCACTTTGACATGAAGATAACAGAGAGAATACAATAGATGACTCAGAGTATTTATAGTATTAGAGATAGCATATTTACCTCTGTGGTCGTTccccttttatactataagaaaatgaagataaatatagtattttttgaaAATCCGACAATTATGTGGCCTGCTGCTCGATAAGGGACATTGCCAACTAATAAGTCGATGATTTCGCGATCATAGACGAAATGGGAGTATGTTGGATTATGCCTGATAACGGTGATTCTATGCCAAGACTCGACCTATTGGGGAGGGCAATTCTTGTTGATAAATTGGGGTTACAGTATCCGGAGCTCCCTTTCTTTGGATGAGACGGTTTTTTCACTTATCAAATTTTTGTCACGTAATTTTGTTTTATGGTGAtatcttataatttattttgagcggatgttatgaaatattatttataaaattatcaaaatatagaaatgatatatttaaaaaaaaaaatcattttccttAAAGTTACCAAGAAGACACCATATTCTAAAAGATCCACCTTTGAACTCTTATATGAAGCAATTGGCCTAGTTAGTTTTTACAATAGTACTTAAAACCCTGGAGCTCTTACCTTTTTAactaaaaagaaattttttttcattgattAATTTTTCTACGTGTTTTAAATagctaaaaatgaaaaaaaaattccctaaattttttttgatttattcaccCATTATTTAATAGAATCTACCTCTTGTAATATTTGAGACTCGATGTAACAAAAACTGCAATGAAAACTTTGCAACCATGGGAAGACCCTATGAAATACGAGgcagcataaactaacatagcAAGGGTTAGAATTTTAAaatgggagatttacaatttagtccctgaatattgccattattaataagtcagtccctgtatttttagaaacctattaaaacatccttatcttttctctccgtcaacgaaatagtccttccgtctatttttactgttaaaaatatagtaaaagaccaaattacccctcttcttttcctttttctcctcctcatttttcttcttcatcaaatcttcctccttcttctgcttcttctgcttctgcttctgcttttgcttccgcttcttcttcttcttttgcttcttctacttcttctcctgcttcttcttcttcttcttcttcttcttcttctttttcttctttttcttcttcttcttcttcttcttcttcttcttctgcttcttctccttcttcttcttcttcttcttctttttcttcttctccttcttcttcttctccttcttcttcttctccttcttcttcttcttcttcttcttcttcttcttcttcttcttcttcttctttttcttcttttgcttctgcttcttctccttcttcttcttctccttcttcttcttcttctccttcatcatcatcatcatcttcttcttttttgaggaggaggaggaggaggaggaggaggagagactatttcgttgacggaaagaaacgataaggacattttaatagatgtgagaaaagatagggactatttcgttgacaaaaagaaacaataaggacgttttaatagatatgagaaaagataaagacgctttaatagatttctgaaaatatagggagggacgatttcgttgacggaaagaaaagataaggagggactatttcgttgacggaaagaaacgataagaacattttaatagatataataaaagatatggactatttcattgacggaaagaaatgataagaatattttaatagatatgaaaaaaaataaaaacgttttaatagattgtTAAAAATGTagagactaacttgttaataatagcaatatccaaggactaaataaggggttttatttgagggtaaaattggattttaaaaattttctctctcctcttttatctaattttaacggaaaagaggacggaagaactatttcgttgacagaaaggaaagataagaacgttttaatagatttctaaaaatatagggactgacttgttaataatggcaatattatttgagggtaaaattggattttaaaaattttctctctcctcttttatctaattttaacggaaaagaggacggaagaactatttcgttgacagaaaggaaagataagaacgttttaatagatttctaaaagtatagggactgacttgttaataatggcaatatccatgaactaaattataaatctcccattattaaattctatcatgctgaaaaaaaaagaaaaaaataaattaaaaattaaaataacataagGAAGAGCTTTAAATATCGAGAAGAGTCCATTTGGACTTGTAATTTCTAGTGCTTCTTTCATTTCGTTTGACGGATAGCCAAATCCCAATTCGATCTAAATAATATTTctcaatatttttcatttaatttaaataattaatctgtattgttaaattttagataattatatattaatctcATTATATCCCTGTTTTTTAACGATGTGGGACTACTGCCACAGATAGATATCAATaaaacaaattatttaattgtaaaGTAATAACCATTATTTTGGAgaactattattttatttctaaaaataaaatagtagaTTAGTGAGTCATACAAAATTGGGAGACATCTTGTCAAGTTCTCTCTGTCTGTCgcatatcaaaataaatattaattatctttatatatatatatatataaaaaaaaacagtttttcagaatttattttattcattcatCAAATGTAAACTATGATTATTTTCTGTCTATTTAATCATATCTTTGATTAGATTATCTAACCAACAGTATGAAGATCCACCCTCCATTAAAGCTCCTCTGCTTTTTTCACTCATCTCCTTCACCTTCTTCCTTCTATCACTATCATGCTTCATCAAACACCTTATTCCTCTCTCTATTTGATCACATTTCACAATTTCTCCACTGTCATTTCTATAATCCATTTTAATTTCAACTGCTAATCCCAACTCAATCACCATTTGAAAGGCATTGAATTGCTGTTCTGCATACATTGGCCATGTGGCAACTGGGACTCCAAACCATATGCTCTCTAATATAGAATTCCATCCACTGTGAGAAACAAATCCTCCGGTGGCCGGATGAGCCAAGACAGCCACTTGAGGAGCCCAACCTATCACCTTTCCAATCCCAGATGTTCTTTCCAAGAATCCTTCAGGTAAGACTTCTTGTAGATCCTCATAGTCACTCGGAGATTCTAGAAAACCCGGCGCCGGTGGTCGGCGTAGAGACCATAAGAATCGATGCCCACTATTCTCTAGAGCACAAGCAATCTCTTTCACTTGATCTTTACTGAAACTTCCATTGCTTCCAAAGCATAAGAACACTACGGATGATGGAGGTTGATCATCAAGCCATTGCATGATTTCTTGATTAGTGTTTCTTCCATTTGACCTCACGTCTAAGATGGGTCCTACGGGGTAGATTGGAGGGTCTTTGAAAGACTCAATCGCATGGGATTCCAGCTCGAAGAACGTATTTATTATAACACCCTTAGCTTCTCCGTATCTTCTTGTATTTTCAAGTAGAGGGGGAAACCATTGTTTGCTCAAAATTGCAGTAGGCATAGCCTTAGAAGGAAATGAGTTTACTAAACCCGGAACTTGTAACTCACCATCTGACGCGTTGAACTCAGTGGGGTTAAAATTTTCTTCGTCATGAATCTTTTGCACATGAAGCATGAAATTGAGAAAAGCTGCACCCGACGTGTAGAAAATGTAAGATGGAACACCAAATTCATTCGCCACATCTATCATCGCTGTGCAGAACATATCAACAATGAAACCCACCAACCGAGGCGACTCAACACTTGAACCAGACTCAGTGATCTTCATCACAGATTCTTTAACATGGGGTTTCTGTTTCTCAATCAAAGAAGAGAAACTAGAAATTCCAGTCTCATCTCTGGGCAGATAAATGAATCGGAGACGATTGGAGGAGGAAGCAATCTGAGAATCAACATAGTTATGAACTTTGGAGGTAACTACAGAATTATTGAAGATAAGTACAGTGATGGAGAGACTGTGACAGCGGCTAAGAAGAAGCTTCGCTGTTTCCACAGCCGATACAAGGTGGCCCATAGCAGGGGCGGGGACGAACACAAGCTGTGCTTTTTCCATTTTTGGAAATGATACAATATTCTTATTTTTGCTGCCAAGTATCGAAGATGGGATGAGGACGATGATGATAAGCTTGAAGTATTTGTAGCCATAGTGCTACTTGTGGGTGTTGCAATAAGACAAGAACTGTTTTGTTCTTTCTCTAAGTATTCTAACCAGACGGGTTAACCTTGGCGGCCAAGAATTCAATTGACATCATGGCTTTGCTGGTTTGGTCGATCTTATAGACAAGGATTCTTATTACAAATTATAAAGTACACGACTGCTGACCGAGTCTGTTTGattttttgttcttttcttAATAAAGAAAAGAATTGCGTCTGCATCGTTCGGCTAGAACGAAtcgcattcggtcggttcggttcaaaaccgaaccgaaccgaataaacggaaaatcgaaattttagtgtttatgaaaatcgaatcgaactgattttgatcagaaatcgattcgaaccgaaccggtctgattcggttcgattcggtttggtttgatcagtttcgatttttaatattttttttattttttacaatttatttttagtattttaaaatttaattaaaatattttaattttaatatgatttaatttctctatattattgaaaaaatatattattatcactaatcgattcggttcgatttttttagtttttttctgatcaaaatcaaatcaaactaaaataactgaaatttctaaaattaaaaatcgaaccgaatcgaaatgaataaaaaaccgaactgaatttttaaattaattcgattcggtcaattttttttatttgaactaAATACTGCTCACCCTAATCACTCATGCGGAAATTCCAGTTGCCTAAcctttattttttacttaatgTAATTTTGTCTTGTTTTTTTCTTTGCATTTGCGTaacaaaaaataactttttttaccATAATTTTTCTAGATATTTAAAACTGTTAAGAGGGTATTTTACCGGTTGAAATGATACTGAATCCTGAGTTTTATAAGTTGAGTTAAAATTCTGATCCAGAATTCCAAAATTAAGAGGTATGCCATAGGCAATAATATTGGACGGCCTTggcaacaaaaacaaaaagataAGTCAAATAAAAGTGATTTTTTTATCCTACAAATCAACATTTGCATAACACCGCTGCAACTTGCAACAAAGTTTCATTATAATAAGAAccataatttatcaattaatattattatcaattcaatattaataaatttcacaTGTAAAATTTAGCTATCATATCTGTAACggtatttatttgataaaaaatttattggaaGGAAACATCTGAAATGTGAGAGCAAATATAAAGAGTACCCATATAATTGAAATCATAATTTCCCACAGTATAGCAGACGACAAACTATAAATAGCATTACAACCATTAGCAGAATCAATTTCACATACAATAGATTGAAAGACCatatcatatgttttttttACTACCGCCAGCACAACAAAAGCCTCCCTTGCTACAACAGAATAACATCATATTCTCATAGCAATACCATGCATAATCATACTTGTACTATTTCTAGCTACCACAATAATAAAAGCAGAAGAAAACTGATCCAACCATGCCACATCACTATTAAGCTTGATACATCTCAAAGGATGACACGAAACAGCAACTAAAAAAAATCTACATGGCTGAGAGGAAGAATTAACAAAAACAACAGTATATTGAAATAGGCTGAAATCAATAGAGATATAATATGATGTAGCGATAGAATCAGGCTGCACAAATTCAAAAACACTTTTATTTCTTTCATTCCAAATATGTCATAGAGTAAGTGTA
This window harbors:
- the LOC110618727 gene encoding anthocyanidin 3-O-glucosyltransferase 1; this translates as MEKAQLVFVPAPAMGHLVSAVETAKLLLSRCHSLSITVLIFNNSVVTSKVHNYVDSQIASSSNRLRFIYLPRDETGISSFSSLIEKQKPHVKESVMKITESGSSVESPRLVGFIVDMFCTAMIDVANEFGVPSYIFYTSGAAFLNFMLHVQKIHDEENFNPTEFNASDGELQVPGLVNSFPSKAMPTAILSKQWFPPLLENTRRYGEAKGVIINTFFELESHAIESFKDPPIYPVGPILDVRSNGRNTNQEIMQWLDDQPPSSVVFLCFGSNGSFSKDQVKEIACALENSGHRFLWSLRRPPAPGFLESPSDYEDLQEVLPEGFLERTSGIGKVIGWAPQVAVLAHPATGGFVSHSGWNSILESIWFGVPVATWPMYAEQQFNAFQMVIELGLAVEIKMDYRNDSGEIVKCDQIERGIRCLMKHDSDRRKKVKEMSEKSRGALMEGGSSYCWLDNLIKDMIK